Below is a window of bacterium DNA.
CTTCAATGGTATCTAAGCCGCTCCAAATTCCAATCCATAATCCGGGAGGACGTCACTGATTTTCAGCCGTTCCCGGTTTTGCCATCTGTCTTGCGCGAGCTGAATCAACGTATTCGCATGCGGTCTGTGCAGGTCGGGGTCCTCGGGAATGCGAACTTGCAGTTTAGCTTTAAGTTCGTCCGTCAGGCTCAGACAGCCGGGGCCGCAGATACCTCCACTCTCAGGCAACCATTGCGCCAACTCTTTGGCATCGACAATCACACGCTCTTTGGCGGCGACTCCGAAGGCCTGGGCGAACCAGCGTTCCTTGCGAGCCTGCACGATTACGGTGACGGTGTCGGAAGTTGGCAACAGATTGTGCGCC
It encodes the following:
- the tsaB gene encoding tRNA (adenosine(37)-N6)-threonylcarbamoyltransferase complex dimerization subunit type 1 TsaB — its product is MILCIDTSSRDSLLGLAHNGHVFDTMLTDRNELAQAYRELLHAANAAQADLAAIAIGQGPGSFTGLRVGFAFAHGLARGLDIPLWPVPSFEVLAHNLLPTSDTVTVIVQARKERWFAQAFGVAAKERVIVDAKELAQWLPESGGICGPGCLSLTDELKAKLQVRIPEDPDLHRPHANTLIQLAQDRWQNRERLKISDVLPDYGLEFGAA